A genomic segment from Rhodospirillum centenum SW encodes:
- a CDS encoding glycosyltransferase family 4 protein, producing the protein MRILFIHQNFPAQYLHLAPALAARGHQCVALGMRDPVKLPGVQAFRYKVGRGSSTAIHPWVSEFETKVIRGEGVLRACEAMKKNGFVPDVVCVHPGWGEALFLREVFPTARVLAYHEFYYAAEGQDVGFDPEFPMAGVDALARLHLKNTHLLLSLHLADAILSPTEWQGSTLPPEFRPKLRVVHDGVNTDAIRPDPGVTVRLSDGTVLTTADPVVTFVARNLEPMRGFHSFARSLPALQKARPDAQILVIGGDEVSYGAKPQDGVSYKERFMREVAGRIDPSRIHFLGRVPYGQFIGLLQLSSAHVYLTYPFVLSWSLLESMAAGALVVGSATPPVQEVVEHGRNSLLVDFFDPDAIAATVAEALDRREELRPLRAAARDTVVRRFDLNRVCLPRHIALVEALGTGQPLPTWAG; encoded by the coding sequence ATGCGCATCCTCTTCATCCATCAGAACTTCCCCGCCCAGTATCTGCACCTTGCCCCGGCGCTGGCCGCACGCGGGCACCAGTGCGTCGCGCTCGGGATGCGCGATCCGGTGAAGCTGCCGGGGGTGCAGGCCTTCAGATACAAGGTGGGGCGCGGCTCCAGCACCGCCATCCATCCCTGGGTCTCCGAGTTCGAGACCAAGGTCATCCGTGGCGAGGGGGTGCTGCGGGCCTGCGAGGCGATGAAGAAGAACGGCTTCGTGCCGGATGTGGTCTGCGTCCATCCGGGATGGGGCGAGGCGCTGTTCCTGCGCGAGGTGTTCCCCACGGCGCGAGTCCTGGCCTATCACGAGTTCTATTACGCGGCGGAGGGCCAGGACGTCGGCTTCGACCCGGAGTTCCCGATGGCGGGGGTGGACGCGCTGGCGCGCCTGCACCTGAAGAACACCCATCTGCTGCTGTCGCTTCACCTTGCCGACGCCATCCTGAGCCCGACGGAGTGGCAGGGCAGCACCCTGCCGCCGGAGTTCCGGCCGAAACTGCGCGTCGTCCATGACGGCGTGAACACGGACGCCATCCGGCCGGACCCCGGCGTGACCGTCCGGCTGTCGGACGGGACGGTGCTGACGACGGCCGACCCGGTGGTGACCTTCGTCGCCCGCAATCTGGAGCCGATGCGCGGCTTCCACAGCTTCGCCCGCTCCCTCCCGGCCTTGCAGAAGGCGCGGCCGGACGCGCAGATTCTGGTGATCGGCGGCGACGAGGTCAGCTACGGCGCGAAGCCCCAGGATGGCGTCTCCTACAAGGAGCGCTTCATGCGCGAGGTGGCGGGGCGGATCGATCCGTCCCGCATCCACTTCCTGGGCCGGGTGCCTTACGGCCAGTTCATCGGCCTGCTCCAGCTGTCCTCAGCGCATGTCTATCTGACCTACCCCTTCGTGCTGTCCTGGTCGCTGCTGGAATCCATGGCAGCGGGGGCGCTGGTCGTGGGTTCCGCCACCCCGCCGGTGCAGGAGGTGGTGGAACACGGCCGCAACAGCCTGCTGGTGGACTTCTTCGATCCCGATGCGATCGCCGCCACCGTGGCCGAGGCGCTCGACCGGCGGGAGGAGCTGCGGCCCCTGCGGGCCGCGGCGCGTGACACGGTGGTCCGCCGCTTCGATCTGAACCGCGTCTGCCTGCCGCGCCATATCGCGCTGGTCGAGGCGCTCGGGACAGGCCAACCCCTGCCGACCTGGGCGGGGTGA
- a CDS encoding sigma-54-dependent transcriptional regulator, translated as MARDPHRILIVEPSAALAQAFVTALRRDGHALDQADSIAAALDRLAAAPADLVLLNLQVTDRPGLDGLKALCDRAARIIALTAQGSVQAAVEIMRAGAVDVLLLPVGTEKLRGAVTAALEAGPPRLQGSVGPLQSAPPSPLPGPAAPAAAPAGEPLGYLGFIGLSPQMQAVYRMIDAAAPSKATVFITGESGTGKEVCAESIHRRSPRTGGPFVAINCAAIPKDLMESEIFGHVKGAFTGATADHAGAALQAHGGTLFLDEICEMDLALQAKLLRFLQTGMVKKVGSEKLEPVDVRIVCATNRDPYAEVQAGRFREDLFYRLQVISIELPPLRDRGDDVLLIARQFLIRFNQEERKRFRGFSLEAERILRDYAWPGNVRQLHNVVRNVVVLNEGEEIQPFMLPPPLNKPTMIVPPMLSDPRWAAVAGPLAFQFGGGPKPPGLPTMPGLPGFPPAPAPADPVPQPDRETAAVPAPPDPVPAPAPQSLAAAFPPEAPERRIRPLWQVEQDAIDEAIRLCGGNITRAAALLEINPCTIYRRRQRKRAAL; from the coding sequence ATGGCACGAGACCCCCACCGTATCCTGATCGTCGAACCGTCGGCGGCGTTGGCCCAGGCCTTCGTCACGGCGCTGCGCCGTGACGGCCATGCGCTCGATCAGGCCGACAGCATCGCCGCCGCCCTCGACCGGCTGGCGGCGGCACCGGCCGACCTGGTGCTGCTGAACCTCCAGGTGACCGACCGGCCCGGTCTCGACGGCCTGAAGGCCCTGTGCGACCGGGCGGCGCGCATCATCGCGCTGACCGCGCAGGGCTCCGTCCAGGCGGCGGTCGAAATCATGCGGGCCGGGGCGGTGGACGTGCTGCTGCTCCCGGTGGGGACGGAGAAGCTGCGTGGTGCCGTCACGGCCGCGCTGGAAGCCGGGCCGCCGCGCCTCCAGGGATCGGTCGGACCTCTCCAGTCCGCCCCCCCTTCCCCGCTGCCCGGCCCGGCCGCGCCGGCCGCAGCACCGGCGGGGGAACCGCTCGGCTATCTCGGCTTCATCGGCCTGTCGCCGCAGATGCAGGCCGTCTACCGGATGATCGACGCCGCGGCGCCCAGCAAGGCGACCGTCTTCATCACCGGGGAGAGCGGCACCGGCAAGGAGGTCTGCGCCGAATCCATCCACCGCCGGAGTCCCCGCACCGGCGGTCCCTTCGTGGCGATCAACTGTGCCGCCATCCCGAAGGACCTGATGGAGAGCGAGATCTTCGGCCATGTGAAGGGCGCCTTCACCGGGGCCACGGCGGACCATGCCGGCGCCGCCCTCCAGGCCCATGGCGGCACCCTGTTCCTGGACGAGATCTGCGAGATGGATCTGGCGCTGCAGGCCAAGCTGCTGCGCTTCCTCCAGACGGGCATGGTCAAGAAGGTGGGCAGCGAGAAGCTGGAGCCGGTCGATGTCCGCATCGTCTGCGCCACCAACCGCGACCCCTATGCCGAGGTGCAGGCCGGGCGCTTCCGCGAGGACCTGTTCTACCGTCTCCAGGTCATCTCCATCGAGCTGCCGCCCCTGCGCGACCGCGGCGACGACGTGCTGCTGATTGCCCGCCAGTTCCTGATCCGCTTCAACCAGGAGGAGCGCAAGCGCTTCCGCGGCTTCAGCCTGGAGGCCGAACGCATCCTGCGCGACTATGCCTGGCCGGGGAACGTGCGCCAGCTCCACAACGTCGTGCGCAACGTCGTGGTGCTGAACGAGGGGGAGGAGATCCAGCCCTTCATGCTGCCCCCGCCCTTGAACAAGCCGACCATGATCGTGCCGCCGATGCTGTCGGACCCGCGCTGGGCGGCGGTGGCCGGTCCCCTGGCCTTCCAGTTCGGTGGCGGGCCGAAGCCGCCGGGGCTGCCGACCATGCCGGGCCTGCCCGGCTTCCCCCCGGCTCCGGCCCCGGCCGATCCCGTCCCGCAGCCCGACCGGGAGACGGCCGCCGTCCCGGCACCGCCCGACCCGGTTCCGGCCCCCGCACCGCAGTCGCTGGCGGCCGCCTTTCCACCGGAAGCGCCGGAGCGGCGCATCCGGCCCCTCTGGCAGGTGGAACAGGACGCCATCGACGAGGCGATCCGCCTGTGCGGCGGCAACATCACCCGTGCCGCCGCCCTGCTGGAGATCAACCCCTGCACCATCTACCGGCGCCGGCAGCGCAAACGGGCCGCTCTCTAG
- a CDS encoding mannose-1-phosphate guanylyltransferase/mannose-6-phosphate isomerase produces the protein MPNSIDAAVAEVMDGMSDAGRKQIQPVLLSGGTGSRLWPMSRERFPKQLLALSGKRTMIQETALRVGDARAFRSPIVVCNQEHRFSVGEQLQSVGIEPAAIVLEPVGRNTAAAAAIAARLAARDDPDALLLLLPADHVVQDRAAFGRAVEQAARAAAAGFLVTFGVRPTSPETGYGYIKAGAALDGIAGVQRVERFTEKPSLAVAEAFVADGAHLWNSGMFLFRAGTFLEELERHAPAVLAAADAALAAATRDLDFLRLDPEAFGRSPNLSIDYAVMEKTDRAAVVPADLGWTDVGSWSALWEIGEKDADGNVVQGDVMLVDAHDNYIRSDGMLTAVLGIDDAVLVVTGDAILLARRDRVQDVKGIVERLKQSGRTEPLEHRKVHRPWGSYESITSGERFQVKCLTVKPGRKLSLQKHFHRAEHWVVVNGTALVTRDGEEMLVRENESVYLPLGCVHRLENPGKVPLNLIEVQSGAYLGEDDIVRFEDTYGRV, from the coding sequence ATGCCCAATTCGATCGATGCAGCCGTCGCCGAAGTCATGGACGGCATGAGCGATGCCGGCCGGAAGCAGATCCAGCCCGTGCTGCTTTCGGGAGGAACCGGATCGCGCCTGTGGCCCATGTCGCGGGAGCGGTTCCCGAAGCAGCTCCTGGCCCTGTCCGGAAAACGGACGATGATCCAGGAGACGGCGCTTCGCGTCGGCGATGCCCGGGCCTTCCGTAGCCCCATTGTCGTCTGCAACCAGGAGCACCGCTTCTCCGTCGGGGAGCAGTTGCAGTCCGTGGGTATCGAGCCCGCTGCCATTGTGCTGGAACCGGTGGGGCGCAACACGGCCGCGGCTGCGGCCATCGCCGCCCGGCTGGCGGCGCGCGATGATCCGGACGCGCTGCTGCTGCTGCTGCCGGCCGACCATGTGGTGCAGGACCGTGCCGCCTTCGGCAGGGCGGTGGAGCAGGCTGCCCGCGCGGCCGCGGCCGGTTTCCTGGTGACCTTCGGCGTCCGCCCGACCAGCCCGGAGACGGGCTACGGCTACATCAAGGCCGGTGCCGCGCTCGACGGGATCGCGGGCGTGCAGCGTGTCGAGCGTTTCACGGAGAAGCCCTCGCTGGCGGTGGCCGAAGCCTTCGTCGCGGATGGCGCGCATCTCTGGAACAGCGGCATGTTCCTGTTCCGCGCCGGGACGTTCCTGGAGGAGCTGGAGCGGCACGCCCCGGCGGTGCTGGCCGCGGCGGACGCGGCGCTGGCGGCGGCCACGCGGGACCTGGACTTCCTGCGCCTCGACCCCGAGGCGTTCGGCCGGTCCCCGAATCTCTCCATCGACTATGCCGTGATGGAGAAGACCGACCGTGCCGCCGTCGTTCCCGCCGATCTCGGCTGGACGGATGTCGGCTCCTGGTCGGCCCTGTGGGAGATCGGGGAGAAGGACGCCGACGGCAATGTCGTCCAGGGTGACGTCATGCTGGTGGACGCCCACGACAACTACATCCGCAGCGACGGCATGTTGACGGCCGTGCTCGGCATCGACGATGCCGTGCTTGTGGTGACCGGGGATGCCATCCTGCTGGCGCGGCGCGACCGCGTGCAGGACGTCAAGGGCATCGTCGAGCGGCTGAAACAGTCCGGCCGGACGGAACCGCTGGAGCACCGCAAGGTCCACCGGCCCTGGGGGTCCTACGAGAGCATCACCTCCGGCGAGCGTTTCCAGGTCAAGTGCCTGACGGTGAAGCCCGGCCGCAAGCTGTCCCTGCAGAAGCATTTCCACAGGGCGGAGCACTGGGTCGTTGTCAACGGCACAGCGCTGGTCACCCGCGACGGCGAGGAGATGCTGGTGCGCGAGAACGAGTCCGTCTACCTGCCGCTGGGCTGCGTCCACCGGCTGGAAAATCCCGGCAAGGTGCCGCTCAACCTGATCGAGGTGCAGTCGGGCGCCTATCTGGGCGAGGACGACATCGTCCGTTTCGAAGATACCTACGGGCGGGTGTGA
- a CDS encoding glycosyltransferase family 4 protein: MRILALPRYDRLGASSRLRFLDFLPGLAATGIALRVSPFFDDAYLRRQYAGLRPDRRAVAGHYARRFTALAGRRGHDLLWIEKEALPFLPLAVERAALSGVPYVLDFDDAWHERYEGHPNPAVRRLLGGKLARLAGAAAAVLVGNGHLEDWAWRAGARRVVRLPTPVDLARYPDRPPPTDGFRLGWIGTPSSAVHLALLAEPLRRLAAEGPLTLVTIGVAPVALPGVPEEFHPWTSETEGALLATIHAGIMPLADTPFTRGKSGYKLIQYMAAGRAAIGSPVGENALIVRPEETGLLPGTEGEWLDALRRLRADPGFAARLGRAGRVEAATRFGLAVLVPRLAETLRCAAEGERG, encoded by the coding sequence ATGCGCATCCTCGCCCTTCCCCGCTACGACCGGCTCGGCGCCAGCAGCCGTCTGCGGTTCCTGGACTTCCTGCCCGGTCTGGCCGCGACGGGGATCGCGCTCCGGGTCTCTCCCTTCTTCGACGATGCCTATCTCCGGCGTCAGTATGCCGGGCTTCGCCCCGACCGGCGGGCGGTGGCAGGACACTATGCCCGGCGCTTCACGGCGCTGGCGGGCCGGCGTGGACACGATCTGCTGTGGATCGAGAAGGAGGCGTTGCCCTTCCTGCCCCTGGCCGTGGAGCGCGCGGCCCTGTCCGGCGTGCCCTATGTGCTGGACTTCGACGATGCCTGGCACGAACGCTACGAGGGCCACCCGAACCCGGCCGTGCGCCGTCTGCTGGGCGGCAAGCTGGCCCGGCTGGCCGGGGCGGCGGCGGCCGTGCTGGTGGGCAACGGGCACCTGGAGGACTGGGCCTGGCGCGCCGGCGCCCGGCGTGTCGTCAGGCTGCCGACGCCGGTCGATCTCGCGCGCTATCCCGACCGTCCCCCGCCTACGGACGGCTTCCGCCTGGGCTGGATCGGCACCCCCTCCTCCGCCGTTCACCTTGCCCTGCTGGCGGAGCCGCTGCGCCGGCTGGCGGCGGAAGGGCCGCTTACCCTGGTCACCATCGGGGTGGCTCCCGTCGCCCTGCCCGGCGTGCCGGAGGAGTTCCACCCCTGGACCAGCGAGACAGAGGGGGCTCTGCTGGCCACGATCCATGCCGGCATCATGCCGCTCGCGGATACGCCCTTCACCCGCGGCAAGTCCGGCTACAAGCTGATCCAGTACATGGCCGCCGGCCGCGCCGCCATCGGCTCCCCCGTGGGGGAGAACGCGCTGATCGTCCGCCCGGAGGAAACCGGACTGCTGCCGGGAACGGAGGGGGAGTGGCTGGACGCCTTGCGCCGGCTGCGCGCCGATCCCGGATTCGCAGCCCGGTTGGGGCGCGCCGGCCGGGTGGAGGCGGCAACCCGGTTCGGTCTGGCCGTGCTCGTTCCCCGGCTGGCTGAGACCCTGCGGTGCGCCGCGGAGGGGGAGCGCGGGTGA
- a CDS encoding spore coat protein U domain-containing protein, giving the protein MFCSRLLHVTLLALLIAAVTPAAPAGAKTSNCKLKLRDLTRIEPQSGSYDPFAGTPPPQYHRFEVQHLNGPGCAFVIGVDAGSNGSRQMEEDGYRLSYGLYIDGALSQPLADAYGSPSGLLSGYVEDTKGRDAVELQFFSIIPAGQMVPADTYRDEVRFTLYEWEDGTPGRILDSRDVQVRAKVREVFQASVRVGGISRPLAGVAGTLDLGELSNGAATTFDLEVSGNAGYDVSLESENRGYLVSHDGGGSIPYGLTLDGRSVSLQRSVTLGFGGSGTAQHGLTVTVPAASNALAGTYRDNLVLTVSAR; this is encoded by the coding sequence ATGTTCTGCTCCCGCCTCCTCCACGTCACCCTGCTTGCTCTGCTGATCGCCGCCGTGACACCGGCTGCCCCGGCCGGGGCGAAGACCAGCAACTGCAAGCTGAAGCTGCGCGATCTGACCCGCATCGAGCCGCAGAGCGGCAGTTACGATCCCTTCGCCGGCACGCCGCCGCCGCAGTATCACCGTTTCGAGGTGCAGCACCTGAACGGCCCCGGCTGTGCCTTCGTCATCGGGGTGGATGCCGGTTCCAACGGCAGTCGCCAGATGGAAGAGGACGGCTACCGGCTGAGCTATGGCCTCTACATCGACGGGGCCCTGTCGCAGCCCCTGGCCGATGCCTACGGCTCGCCCAGCGGTCTGCTGTCGGGCTATGTCGAGGACACCAAGGGCCGTGACGCGGTCGAACTCCAGTTTTTCAGCATCATCCCCGCCGGACAGATGGTGCCGGCAGACACCTACCGCGACGAAGTGCGCTTCACCCTCTACGAGTGGGAGGACGGCACCCCCGGGCGTATCCTGGACTCCCGCGACGTGCAGGTCCGGGCCAAGGTGCGCGAGGTGTTCCAGGCCTCGGTGCGCGTCGGCGGAATCTCCCGCCCCCTTGCCGGGGTCGCCGGGACGCTGGATCTGGGCGAACTATCCAATGGCGCGGCTACCACCTTCGATCTGGAAGTGTCGGGCAATGCCGGATACGATGTGTCGTTGGAGTCCGAGAACCGGGGCTATCTGGTGTCGCATGACGGGGGCGGTTCCATCCCCTACGGGCTGACGCTGGATGGACGGTCGGTTTCGCTGCAACGGTCGGTGACCCTGGGGTTCGGGGGCAGCGGTACCGCGCAGCACGGTCTGACGGTCACGGTGCCGGCGGCGTCAAATGCGCTGGCGGGCACTTATCGGGATAATCTCGTCCTGACGGTGTCGGCCCGCTAG
- a CDS encoding ribbon-helix-helix domain-containing protein, whose product MAKRPALGAALKAAAGSKAVPKAAEAKRPDPAALAAAANPPEERRYVPPPSRNGTAPVTVHLSPEGRKLLRQLALDEDTSVQALMVEAVNMLLAQRGKPEIAAP is encoded by the coding sequence ATGGCGAAGCGTCCAGCACTCGGGGCGGCCCTGAAGGCGGCGGCGGGGTCCAAGGCGGTGCCGAAGGCCGCCGAAGCCAAACGCCCTGATCCTGCCGCCCTGGCGGCCGCCGCCAATCCGCCGGAGGAGCGGCGGTACGTGCCCCCCCCCAGCCGCAACGGCACCGCCCCGGTCACGGTCCATCTCTCGCCGGAGGGACGCAAGCTGCTGCGCCAGCTTGCGCTGGACGAGGACACCTCCGTCCAGGCGCTGATGGTGGAGGCGGTGAACATGCTGCTGGCGCAGCGCGGCAAGCCGGAAATCGCCGCTCCCTGA
- a CDS encoding AAA family ATPase, whose amino-acid sequence MTKVLSLISTKGGTGKTTIALNLAVAFREARKTVVVLDLDPQATATAWSDQREDEDELSVLSCQHGRLQAVLQAARDNRADIVIIDTAPHSEAAALAAAKAADLILMPLRPEIFDLRAMANTVEMIGVAKKQPTAVLNAVPVRGPKVQEARTALEELGLETAPVTIGNRAAFGYAAIASQGVTEFEPEGTAATEVKALRKWVAKRLGAA is encoded by the coding sequence ATGACGAAGGTGCTTTCGCTCATCAGCACCAAAGGCGGCACGGGCAAGACGACGATCGCCCTCAATCTGGCCGTGGCGTTCCGCGAGGCGCGCAAGACCGTGGTCGTCCTCGACCTCGATCCGCAGGCGACTGCCACCGCCTGGAGCGACCAGCGCGAGGACGAGGACGAACTGTCCGTGCTGTCCTGCCAGCATGGCAGACTGCAGGCGGTATTGCAGGCGGCGCGCGACAACCGGGCCGACATCGTCATCATCGACACGGCCCCGCATTCCGAGGCGGCGGCCCTGGCCGCGGCCAAGGCGGCGGACCTCATCCTGATGCCGCTGCGGCCGGAGATCTTCGACCTGCGCGCCATGGCGAACACGGTGGAGATGATCGGCGTCGCCAAGAAGCAGCCGACCGCCGTACTGAACGCCGTACCCGTGCGCGGCCCCAAGGTGCAGGAGGCCCGCACCGCCCTGGAGGAACTGGGGCTGGAGACGGCGCCGGTCACCATCGGCAACCGCGCCGCCTTCGGCTATGCCGCCATCGCCAGCCAGGGCGTTACGGAGTTCGAGCCGGAGGGCACGGCCGCGACCGAGGTGAAGGCGCTGCGGAAGTGGGTGGCGAAGCGGCTGGGCGCCGCCTGA